The nucleotide window GCATACCCTTCGTCGTAACGCATAAGGGAGAGTTTCGCGGCGTTCGCCAGGGCGTCCACCTGTTGCGCAAGGGCCACGCGTTGCTCCTGGGATTTGACGTGGTCCACCAGGGCGTCGTCCACATCGCGGAATGCGCCCTGCACGGTCTGGAAGTAGGCGTACATTGCCTGCTGCTGGACTGCCTCGCTGGCTTTCACGGTGCCCTTGATGCGGCCGAAATTGAGCAGGGGCATCGTGATCGAGCCTGCTAGCCGAGCGAACCCCGTGCCCGGGGTGAAGAGGTCACTCAGTTCGGGGCTTGTCGCGCCAAGCAATCCGGTGAGGGAGATCGTGGGGAAGTAGAGCGATTTCGCAACGCCGATCTGGGCGTTGGCCGCTATGAGCTTCTGCTCTGCAAGGCGGATGTCGGGGCGCCGTTCAAGAAGCTCCGACGGCAGCCCCTGCGGGATATCCGGATGGCGCAGGGCGTCGAGTCCGCGGTCCCGCAGTATCTTGCCGGGATTTCTGCCGATGAGGATGCTGAGGGCGTTTTCCGTCTGTGCGATCGCCTTTTCGATCTCAGGTATGCGCGCCAGGGTCTCGCGGTATTCCGCGTCGCTCTGGCTGACCACAACCTCGGACACGAACCCGTGTTTGAGGCGCAACCGGAAGATATCGAGGGACTTCTTACGGCTGGCCGCGGTTTTGTTGGCGATATCGAGTTGCTTGTCGAGGACGAGGATGTCCAGGTAAGTCCTGACCACGGACCCAACCAGGGTGAGGATCACGGCCCTGCGGGCCTCTTCGGTGCCCAGCAGTTCGGCCCTCGCGGCCTCGGCCTGCCGGCGTACGCGTCCCCAGAAGTCTATCTCCCAGCTTCCGTTCAGCACGGCCGTGTAACTGGTCGATGCCGTGGTCGCCCCCGGCAGCTGTGTCTTGGCCGGGGTGAATCCCCCGCTCGTGTTCGGGAAGAAGTCACCCCGGACGGTGACGTAGCGGCCCACGAATTCCTCGATCCTGGCGGATGCTATCAGCAGGTCCTTGTTTTCCCGCAGCGCAGTGCCGATCAGGTCTTCAAGAACGGGGTCGCCGAACTGCTTCCACCACGCGGTGTTCGCCACTTCGTCGTTGCCCTTGAGCTCGTATCGGAATTGATCTGGAGATGTGACGTGGGGGCGCTTGTAATCCGGGCCCACCGAACAGCCGGTCATGGTGATCAGCAGGAAGACCGCCATTGCGCACATGGACGCCAGGACACTGCTGGCGCTGTCCGGAGAACCCCCAGGGCGGAAACAACGGGCCCCTGTTTGCATGAAGCATGGACGCCCGCTGGGCAGAACACTAGGCATGTTTGTTCTCCTTGTCCTCATGCGTTGCGCCTGAAGCATCATCTGGAGGGACGTTCGCGGCATCGTGCTTGCCTTTGTGGCTCATCTTCTCCACGAGGTAGAAGGTGACCGGAATCAGGAAGATGGCGATCACGGTCGCGGCCAGCATGCCGCCGATCACGCCCGTGCCCATCACCTTGCGGGAGACGGCTCCCGACCCTGTGGCCAGGGCCAGCGGCACGCAGCCCAGGATGAAGGCAAAGCTGGTCATCAGGATCGGCCGGAGGCGCAGCTTGGCCCCCTCCAGTGCAGCCTCGACCAGCCCCTTGCCCTTTTCGTATTCGACCTTGGCGAACTCGACGATCAGGATCGCGTTCTTCGCCGCCAGCCCGATGAGCATGATCAGGCCGATCTCCGCGTAGATGTTGAACTCCAGTGATCGTACGAAGATGCCGGCAAAAGCGCCGAAGATGGCCACCGGCGTACCCAGCAGCACGCTGAAGGGCAGGCTCCAGCTCTCGTACTGCGCGGCCAGGATGAGAAAGACGAAGAGCAGCGACAGCGCGAAGACCACGCTCACCGGCACGCCCTCCTGGGCCTTCTTCTCTTGGTAGGACATGCCCATGTAGTCGTAGCCCATCTCGCGCGGCATGGTTTGCCGGAACACCTCCTCGAGCGCCTTCATGGCCTGTGTGGAACTGTATCCCGGCTTTGGCGTGGCGTTGATTTGGGCTGAGCGGTACAGGTTGTAGCGCATGGTGAACTCGGGGCCCATGCGGTTTTCAATGCGGGTCAGGGTCGAAAGCGGGACGGGTTGCCCGGCGGCGTTGCGGACGTAGAACTGCCCCAGCTGGTCCGCCTCTGTCCTGAACTCCCCCTCGGCCTGGAGGTAGACCTGCCACTGTCGGCCGAATCTGTTGAAGTAGTTGATGAAATAGCCGCCCATGAACGCCTGGAGCGTGGAGTAGACCTGGGCCAGGTCCACGCCTTGCTTCAGAACTTTGTCCCGGTCGACGTCGACGAAGACCTGGGGGACAGTGGGCAGGAATGTGGTCGATATGCGCCCGATTTCCGGCCGCTTTGCCGCTTCGGCGAGGAATTTCTGCACGTTTTCCCAGAGGAAGGGGATGTCCTTGCCGGCGCGGTCCTCCAGGATGAAGGTCACGCCGCCGGAGGTGCCGATGCCCGGTATCGCAGGGGGCGAAAAGGCGAAGGCCGTGCCCTGGGGCAGTTGGCGCAGCCGCTGGTTCAGGTTGGCCATGATGGCCGTGTACTGTTCCTCTGGTTTCTTGCGCTCGTGCCAGGGCTTGAGCGTGACGAAGAAGAAGCCACTGTATGTGTTGGTGATGCCGGAAAGCATGCTGTAGCCCGCGACCGTGGTGCAGAACTCCACGCCGGGGGAGGACATGATGATGCTCTCGATGTCCTTGCAGGCCAGGCTGGTGCGTTGCAGCGACGCCGCGTCAGGGAGTTGCACGCCCGCGTAGAAGTAACCCTGGTCCTCCTCTGGGAGGAAGCCGCCCGGAACGATCTTGGCGAGCATGCCCGTTCCGAGGGTCATGGCCACCAATAGGGCGATGCTGATGAGCGCCTTGCGGATGAACCAGCCGCACAGGTTGACGTACCCGTTGGTGGCTTTGCCGAAGAGGTTGTTGAACCCGCGGTAGAACGCGCCAAGGGGCCCGCGCGCCTCCTTCTTCTTCCGCAGGATCAGCA belongs to Fundidesulfovibrio soli and includes:
- a CDS encoding efflux RND transporter permease subunit, which codes for MAKFFINRPIVAIVISVFIVIIGTVAILGLPIAQYPNIVPPEIFINTTYVGADSQTVEQSVATPIEQEMSGVDNMNYMYSLNANNGELKLYVNFDVSTDPNIDQVLAQMRKSQSDSKLPSDVRDYGVTVKKSTSSPLMLVSLVSPNETHDATFLANYAYINLNDQLTRVPGIASVTVFGAGQYAMRLWVRPDILAKLGITVPEIVNAVKKQNTVNPAGQIGAEPAPPGQEYTYAIRAQGRLETPDEFADIVVRANPDGSIVRLSDVARIELDSQTYSMTGRLNGKPSAVLALYQLPGSNAIAAVDGVKKLMEEVKRTSFPQDLDYVVSLDTTQSVREGIKEILHTLGEALVLVIIVVFIFLQGWRATLIPALAVPVSLIGTFAFFPVIGFSINTIALMGLVLAIGLVVDDAIVVVEAVEHHLEHGLSPKEATLKAMEEVSGPVVAIALVLSAVFLPTIFIPGITGRLYQQFAITIAISVLISAFTALTLSPALSVLILRKKKEARGPLGAFYRGFNNLFGKATNGYVNLCGWFIRKALISIALLVAMTLGTGMLAKIVPGGFLPEEDQGYFYAGVQLPDAASLQRTSLACKDIESIIMSSPGVEFCTTVAGYSMLSGITNTYSGFFFVTLKPWHERKKPEEQYTAIMANLNQRLRQLPQGTAFAFSPPAIPGIGTSGGVTFILEDRAGKDIPFLWENVQKFLAEAAKRPEIGRISTTFLPTVPQVFVDVDRDKVLKQGVDLAQVYSTLQAFMGGYFINYFNRFGRQWQVYLQAEGEFRTEADQLGQFYVRNAAGQPVPLSTLTRIENRMGPEFTMRYNLYRSAQINATPKPGYSSTQAMKALEEVFRQTMPREMGYDYMGMSYQEKKAQEGVPVSVVFALSLLFVFLILAAQYESWSLPFSVLLGTPVAIFGAFAGIFVRSLEFNIYAEIGLIMLIGLAAKNAILIVEFAKVEYEKGKGLVEAALEGAKLRLRPILMTSFAFILGCVPLALATGSGAVSRKVMGTGVIGGMLAATVIAIFLIPVTFYLVEKMSHKGKHDAANVPPDDASGATHEDKENKHA
- a CDS encoding efflux transporter outer membrane subunit, with translation MAVFLLITMTGCSVGPDYKRPHVTSPDQFRYELKGNDEVANTAWWKQFGDPVLEDLIGTALRENKDLLIASARIEEFVGRYVTVRGDFFPNTSGGFTPAKTQLPGATTASTSYTAVLNGSWEIDFWGRVRRQAEAARAELLGTEEARRAVILTLVGSVVRTYLDILVLDKQLDIANKTAASRKKSLDIFRLRLKHGFVSEVVVSQSDAEYRETLARIPEIEKAIAQTENALSILIGRNPGKILRDRGLDALRHPDIPQGLPSELLERRPDIRLAEQKLIAANAQIGVAKSLYFPTISLTGLLGATSPELSDLFTPGTGFARLAGSITMPLLNFGRIKGTVKASEAVQQQAMYAYFQTVQGAFRDVDDALVDHVKSQEQRVALAQQVDALANAAKLSLMRYDEGYASYIEVLDAERSLFNAQLTLANVDGNIFRSQVNLFKSLGGGWVAVAESESPRAPVDPPGRIVPLP